A stretch of Limanda limanda chromosome 7, fLimLim1.1, whole genome shotgun sequence DNA encodes these proteins:
- the vapb gene encoding vesicle-associated membrane protein-associated protein B/C gives MARPEQILVLEPQHELKFRGPFTDVVTATLKLSNPTDRNVCFKVKTTAPRRYCVRPNSGIIDAGNSVNVSVMLQPFDYDPNEKSKHKFMVQSLLAPYDMTDMEGVWKEAKPEELMDSKLRCAFELPLENDKTHESESNQTFSSSSVKTEHLVLPKSASASLDDGEVKKIMEECKRLQMEVQRLREENKQIREDDGLRKRKVTSVAASHSSGMATSAMREEGLSTRLLALCVLLFVIGVIFGKLAL, from the exons ATGGCCAGACCAGAACAGATCTTGGTGCTAGAGCCACAACACGAACTGAAATTCAGAG GCCCGTTCACAGATGTGGTCACTGCCACTCTGAAGCTCAGCAACCCCACAGatagaaatgtgtgtttcaaaGTCAAGACAACTGCACCTCGCAGATACTGCGTGCGCCCAAACAGCGGCATCATTGACGCTGGGAACTCCGTCAATGTTTCTG TTATGCTACAGCCTTTTGACTACGACCCCAATGAAAAGAGTAAACACAAATTCATGGTGCAGTCCCTGCTGGCTCCATACGACATGACCGACATGGAAGGAGTT TGGAAGGAGGCGAAGCCGGAAGAGCTGATGGATTCAAAGTTGAGATGTGCTTTTGAGCTGCCTCTAGAAAATGACAAAACT CATGAGAGTGAAAGCAACCaaactttctcttcctcctctgttaaGACTGAGCACTTGGTGCTGCCCAAGTCAGCCAGCGCCTCGCTGGATGATGGAGAGGTGAAGAAGATCATGGAGGAGTGCAAGCGGCTGCAGATGGAGGTGCAAAGGCTAcgggaagaaaacaaacagatcagg GAGGATGACGGGCTGCGGAAGAGAAAGGTGACATCAGTGGCCGCTTCTCACTCCTCCGGCATGGCAACCTCGGCTATGAGGGAGGAAGGCCTAAGCACCCGTCTCCTGGCACTCTGCGTGCTGCTCTTTGTCATTGGAGTCATCTTTGGCAAGCTGGCCCTGTAG
- the gnas gene encoding guanine nucleotide-binding protein G(s) subunit alpha, translating into MGCLGNSKTEDQRNEEKAQREANKKIEKQLQKDKQIYRATHRLLLLGAGESGKSTIVKQMRILHVNGFNAEEKKQKIQDIKNNIKEAIETIVTAMSNLTPPVQLACPENRYRIEYILNLVNQKDFEFPSEFYDHAKTLWQDEGVRACFERSNEYQLIDCAQYFLEKIDIVKQNDYTPTDQDLLRCRVLTSGIFETRFQVDKVNFHMFDVGGQRDERRKWIQCFNDVTAIIFVVASSSYNMVIREDNQTNRLQEALNLFKNIWNNRWLRTISVILFLNKQDLLAEKVLAGKSKIEEYFPEFARYTTPDDATPEPGEDPRVTRAKYFIRDEFLRISTASGDGRHYCYPHFTCAVDTENIRRVFNDCRDIIQRMHLRQYELL; encoded by the exons ATGGGTTGTTTGGGCAACAGTAAGACCGAAGACCAGAGGAATGAGGAGAAGGCTCAGAGAGAAGCCAACAAGAAGATCGAGAAGCAGCTCCAGAAAGACAAGCAGATCTACAGAGCCACACACAGACTGCTGCTTCTGG gagCTGGAGAGTCGGGAAAGAGCACCATAGTGAAACAGATGAGGATCCTTCATGTCAACGGCTTCAATGCAGA agagaaaaagcagaaaattCAGGACATCAAGAATAATATTAAAGAGGCCATAGAG acCATAGTAACAGCTATGAGCAACCTGACGCCACCTGTGCAGTTGGCCTGTCCAGAGAACCGGTACCGGATCGAATACATCCTCAATCTCGTCAACCAGAAGGACTTTGAGTTTCCATCT gagtTTTATGATCACGCCAAGACACTGTGGCAGGATGAGGGGGTCAGGGCGTGCTTTGAGAGATCCAACGAGTACCAGCTAATCGACTGTGCACAGTA ctTTCTAGAAAAGATTGACATTGTGAAGCAGAACGACTACACTCCAACAGATCAG GATTTGCTTCGCTGCAGAGTTCTGACTTCAGGGATCTTTGAGACAAGATTCCAAGTGGACAAAGTTAATTTCCA TATGTTCGATGTCGGGGGTCAAAGAGACGAACGCCGGAAATGGATTCAATGCTTTAACG ATGTAACAGCCATCATCTTCGTGGTGGCAAGTAGCAGTTACAACATGGTGATCAGAGAAGACAATCAGACCAACCGATTACAGGAGGCACTCAACCTCTTCAAGAACATCTGGAACAACAG GTGGCTGCGGACCATTTCTGTCATCTTGTTCCTAAATAAACAGGACCTGCTAGCAGAGAAGGTGCTGGCAGGGAAGTCCAAAATCGAGGAATACTTTCCTGAGTTTGCTCGCTACACCACACCTGATGACG CGACACCAGAGCCTGGAGAAGATCCACGTGTTACAAGGGCAAAGTACTTCATAAGAGATGAATTCCTG AGGATCAGCACAGCGAGCGGGGACGGGCGGCACTACTGTTATCCTCACTTTACCTGCGCCGTCGACACAGAAAACATCCGCCGCGTCTTCAACGACTGTCGAGACATCATCCAGCGGATGCACCTGCGGCAGTACGAGCTCTTGTGA